In Aspergillus luchuensis IFO 4308 DNA, chromosome 1, nearly complete sequence, the following are encoded in one genomic region:
- a CDS encoding type I iterative PKS (COG:Q;~EggNog:ENOG410QD82;~InterPro:IPR016036,IPR016035,IPR029063,IPR016039, IPR042104,IPR014030,IPR014031,IPR001227,IPR032821, IPR014043,IPR020807,IPR020841,IPR013217;~PFAM:PF16197,PF13489,PF02801,PF00698,PF13847, PF13649,PF14765,PF00109,PF08242,PF08241;~SMCOG1022:Beta-ketoacyl synthase;~antiSMASH:Cluster_1.1;~go_function: GO:0016740 - transferase activity [Evidence IEA];~go_function: GO:0016746 - transferase activity, transferring acyl groups [Evidence IEA]), with product MPSRENGLSGSAPHPGGQVNDASTTFSPIAICGMALRLPGGLGSPQDLWDFLIAKGDARSRVPESRYNVSAFHSPSKRPGTVVTEYGYFLDESIKLGALDASRFSLSRAELEAADPQQRQMLEVVRECFDDAGEVNFRAQPIGCYMGCYGEDWLELQNKDPQQNGMNRVDGYSDFMLSNRVSYEMDLRGPSITIRTACSSALVGLNEACLALQRGDCDAAVVGGSSLIFAPAATAFMTEKGVLSPDGSCKTFSADANGYARGEAITAVFVKPLAAALRDGNPIRAVIRSVMSNSDGKTPGIAHPSTDSQEALIRKAYRAAGITNMAETAFVECHGTGTPTGDPVETLAVARVFGDAGVYIGSVKPNLGHSEGASGLTSLIKGVLALENRIIPPNIKFTAPNPKIPFEACKLTVPLDPTPWPESRWERISINSFGVGGSNAHLILDSARSFQIPSPTPDDFLAGPQLLLLSASVAGSLQRMTETFENWVPQHQDQLCNLAYTLATRREHLPHRSFLIAGPDRIVTPSPGRKVPTSAPSLAMVFTGQGAQWARMGRDLLLRSDFSFQNTIQALDKYLKAAPNGPKWRLEEELLKPALTSRVQTAELSQPLCTAVQIGLVDLFAAVGVTPAAVVGHSSGEIGAAYAAGALTAREAIIAAWQRGLAAAGQTRPGAMAAIGLGWEEVQSFLSPPAVVVACENSPKSVTLSGDAQEVQAAVARIKKEHPTVTARLLKVDKAYHFYHMREVGTNYSTTIGRDLVGRRPGKPFFSSVTGKQEQDLPLDAAYWQRNLESPVLFRAAVSELLDHVDNVAFLEIGPHAALAGPVRQILTARASSNSVPYIAAMSRGEDCVESFLTALGKLFQLNFPISLNALYPSGSCLPGLPRYPWDHGVDYWRESRISRDWRFRQFASHPLLGDRQLLGTDLEPSWRNMMRVEDSGWLRDHKVEVDIILPCAGYLSMVGEAIRQISGSQGSYTLRGVVISSALVLREGTPTEVVTTFHPHRLTDSLDSQWWEFTIASYNGQTWTKHCTGQASGTAAEEEQTRTAALRDALPRKLQSKKYYDLMDRAGLNFGPMFKRLINIETGTGERLARAKVTTNQAGDETYYHLHPTIIDACIQAAPLAGLLGTVDAKAYRRVPTKIDRVIVRQTPTRVDDLEVSASATCVKGTGEVIGQVQQCIADGTIVMHMEGLKLSPLEEAGEAGKTDGLETTARLTWGPHIDFLDATTLIKPSFPRHLYTPALDELARLGMIYGSRRIKDASTPVAHMPLYRDWMNRQVEAMRLEEKWSTFLALEDEALVERIERLVQHLSETPVVDCAIGLQKVATNIAALFTGETEALDILLADDTLYKLYVVTDACDRSQFIQHLAHTKPNLRILEIGAGTGATTASILKLLRLPSSTGSSSTPSLFSKYTYTDISSGFFVTAKERFSGESNIEYRTLDISKDPSEQGFDGEKYDLILATNVLHATNYLGETLRNVHKLLDPNGRLLLHELNSPSKWPNFIFGTLAGWWYGGPDGRPDEPCVSPARWELELKGAGFAGLDAVVLDGEQPHQLNAIMVAKPQVDDGTDQKRTVSLLCDPSDDSYADSLSRRLNNRGYEVQTFRLGDELPQSQDIISLLDCTRPFFEDIDATRFAAFQHLLNTVGESGLLWITHLS from the exons ATGCCATCCAGAGAAAATGGTCTTTCTGGCTCTGCTCCTCACCCCGGGGGCCAGGTTAATGATGCTAGTACGACATTCTCCCCCATCGCGATATGTGGAATGGCCCTTCGACTCCCTGGTGGACTGGGGAGTCCGCAAGACCTCTGGGACTTCTTGATAGCCAAAGGCGATGCGCGGTCCCGGGTCCCTGAGTCACGATACAATGTATCGGCCTTCCACTCCCCATCCAAGCGACCAGGCACGGTGGTGACTGAGTACGGCTATTTTCTCGACGAGAGCATCAAGCTCGGTGCGCTGGATGCGTCCCGCTTCTCACTCAGTCGGGCTGAACTGGAGGCCGCCGATCCACAGCAGCGCCAGATGCTAGAAGTAGTAAGAGAGTGTTTCGACGACGCAGGGGAAGTCAACTTCCGTGCCCAGCCCATTGGCTGCTACATGGGGTGTTACGGGGAGGACTGGCTGGAATTGCAAAACAAAGACCCCCAGCAAAATGGCATGAACCGGGTGGATGGATATAGTGACTTCATGCTGTCGAATCGGGTCTCATATGAAATGGACCTGCGCGGGCCCAG TATAACCATCCGCACCGCGTGCTCGTCTGCGCTAGTGGGGCTAAATGAAGCGTGTCTGGCCCTCCAACGAGGTGACTGCGACGCCGCTGTCGTTGGGGGTTCGAGCTTGATCTTTGCGCCAGCCGCGACGGCGTTCATGACCGAGAAGGGAGTTCTGTCGCCCGACGGGTCCTGCAAGACCTTCTCGGCGGATGCAAACGGCTACGCGAGAGGCGAGGCCATCACCGCCGTATTCGTCAAGCCTCTGGCCGCAGCCCTTCGCGACGGGAATCCCATCCGGGCGGTGATCCGGTCTGTCATGTCCAACAGCGACGGGAAAACACCGGGCATCGCCCACCCCAGCACCGACAGCCAGGAGGCTCTGATCCGGAAAGCATACCGGGCTGCTGGAATTACGAACATGGCCGAGACAGCCTTCGTCGAGTGCCATGGCACGGGCACCCCAACAGGCGACCCGGTCGAAACGCTGGCCGTTGCGCGGGTCTTTGGGGATGCAGGCGTGTATATTGGATCAGTCAAGCCAAACCTAGGCCATTCCGAGGGCGCGTCCGGGCTGACATCCCTGATCAAGGGTGTCCTCGCTCTGGAGAATCGCATCATTCCCCCCAATATCAAATTCACTGCCCCCAACCCGAAGATCCCATTCGAGGCCTGCAAATTGACGGTGCCCCTTGATCCAACGCCGTGGCCGGAATCGCGATGGGAGCGAATCAGCATCAACTCGTTTGGCGTGGGAGGATCCAACGCGCATCTCATCCTCGACTCTGCTCGCAGCTTTCAGATCCCCAGCCCGACGCCGGATGATTTCCTTGCCGGCCcccagctgctgcttctctccgCCAGCGTGGCTGGATCGCTGCAGCGGATGACCGAGACCTTCGAGAACTGGGTCCCGCAACACCAGGACCAGCTGTGCAATCTGGCCTACACCCTAGCTACCCGCCGAGAGCATCTCCCGCATCGATCCTTTCTGATTGCCGGTCCGGACCGAATCGTCACCCCGTCGCCCGGCCGGAAGGTGCCCACCTCCGCGCCCAGCCTCGCCATGGTCTTCACCGGTCAAGGCGCACAATGGGCACGCATGGGACGGGACCTCCTCCTGCGCTCCGACTTCTCGTTCCAGAACACCATCCAGGCGCTGGACAAATACCTGAAAGCAGCCCCGAACGGTCCCAAGTGGCgattggaggaagagctcctCAAGCCGGCCCTGACGTCCAGAGTCCAGACTGCCGAGCTCTCGCAGCCCCTTTGCACAGCCGTTCAAATCGGCTTGGTGGATCTCTTCGCCGCAGTCGGAGTCACCCCGGCGGCAGTGGTCGGCCACAGTAGCGGAGAGATTGGAGCTGCCTATGCCGCGGGAGCCTTGACGGCGCGGGAGGCCATCATCGCAGCCTGGCAGCGAGGCCTGGCCGCTGCAGGGCAAACCCGCCCTGGTGCCATGGCGGCCATCGGGCTCgggtgggaggaggtccAGAGCTTTCTCTCACCTCCCGCTGTTGTGGTCGCTTGTGAAAATTCCCCCAAGAGCGTCACTCTCTCCGGAGACGCCCAGGAGGTGCAAGCCGCGGTTGCACGGATCAAAAAGGAGCATCCCACAGTCACGGCTCGGCTTCTCAAAGTTGATAAGGCCTATCATTTCTACCACATGCGCGAGGTCGGAACCAACTACTCAACCACCATCGGCCGCGACCTGGTAGGAAGGAGACCCGGAAAGCCGTTCTTCTCCAGCGTCACTGGCAAGCAGGAACAGGATCTGCCCCTGGACGCGGCCTACTGGCAACGCAACCTGGAATCCCCCGTGCTTTTCCGGGCCGCGGTCTCCGAGCTCTTGGATCATGTCGACAATGTCGCCTTTCTGGAGATCGGACCACATGCCGCGCTCGCAGGGCCCGTGAGACAGATCCTGACTGCTCGGGCATCTTCAAACTCGGTTCCGTACATCGCGGCGATGAGCCGCGGTGAAGATTGCGTGGAGTCGTTCCTGACAGCGCTCGGaaagctcttccagctgaACTTTCCGATCAGCCTGAATGCCCTCTATCCCTCGGGATCTTGCTTGCCCGGACTGCCTCGGTACCCCTGGGACCATGGAGTGGACTACTGGCGCGAGTCCCGCATCTCCCGTGATTGGAGATTCCGCCAGTTTGCCAGCCATCCGCTTCTCGGCGATCGTCAGTTGCTCGGCACTGATCTGGAGCCGAGCTGGAGAAACATGATGCGGGTTGAGGACTCTGGCTGGCTGCGAGATCACAAAGTTGAGGTGGATATCATTCTGCCGTGTGCGGGCTATCTGTCAATGGTCGGAGAGGCGATCCGACAGATCAGCGGATCACAGGGGAGCTACACCTTGCGAGGCGTGGTGATCAGTTCGGCCCTAGTGCTGCGCGAGGGAACACCCACCGAGGTGGTGACGACCTTCCATCCCCATCGGTTGACTGATTCGCTAGATAGCCAATGGTGGGAATTCACCATCGCCTCGTACAACGGCCAGACGTGGACCAAGCACTGCACTGGCCAGGCCTCGGGTacggcggcggaggaagagcagaCGCGGACGGCCGCTCTCAGGGATGCCCTGCCGCGGAAGTTACAATCCAAGAAGTACTACGACCTCATGGACCGCGCAGGCTTGAACTTCGGACCGATGTTCAAGCGCCTGATCAATATTGAAACGGGCACGGGGGAGAGATTAGCGAGAGCAAAGGTGACCACGAACCAAGCGGGAGACGAAACGTACtatcacctccatcccactaTCATCGACGCCTGCATTCAGGCGGCTCCTCTTGCTGGCCTCCTGGGCACTGTAGACGCCAAGGCATACCGGCGAGTGCCCACCAAGATCGACCGTGTGATAGTCCGGCAAACCCCCACCAGGGTAGATGACCTGGAGGTGTCGGCCTCAGCCACGTGTGTCAAAGGCACCGGGGAAGTTATTGGGCAGGTCCAGCAATGCATCGCTGATGGTACCATTGTCATGCACATGGAAGGCTTGAAGCTTTCGCCTCTCGAAGAGGCCGGCGAGGCAGGAAAGACCGACGGCCTTGAAACCACCGCCCGCCTGACATGGGGACCGCATATCGACTTCTTGGACGCCACCACGCTGATCAAGCCGTCCTTTCCTAGGCATCTGTACACGCCGGCTTTGGACGAGCTGGCTCGGTTAGGTATGATCTACGGCAGTCGGCGCATCAAAGATGCTAGCACGCCGGTGGCGCATATGCCCCTGTATCGCGACTGGATGAACCGCCAGGTGGAAGCAATGCGGCTTGAAGAAAAATGGTCCAccttccttgcccttgaggatgaggccCTTGTGGAGAGGATCGAACGACTGGTGCAACACCTGTCCGAGACTCCCGTCGTCGACTGCGCTATCGGGCTCCAGAAAGTAGCCACCAACATCGCGGCGCTCTTCACCGGCGAAACAGAGGCCCTCGATATCCTTCTCGCGGATGACACCTTGTATAAGCTCTATGTTGTCACCGACGCGTGTGACCGGTCCCAATTCATCCAACACCTAGCCCATACTAAACCCAACCTGCGAATCCTGGAGATCGGAGCCGGCACCGGCGCGACGACGGCGAGCATCCTGAAGCTGCTACGCCTGCCCAGCTCTactggctccagctccacacCCTCCCTTTTCTCCAAGTACACGTACACGGATATCTCCTCGGGCTTCTTTGTGACGGCCAAGGAGCGGTTCAGTGGGGAGAGCAACATTGAGTATCGCACCCTGGACATCAGCAAAGACCCGTCCGAGCAGGGGTTCGACGGGGAGAAGTACGATCTGATCCTCGCGACCAACGTTCTGCATGCAACGAACTACCTCGGTGAAACCCTCCGAAATGTTCACAAGCTCCTCGACCCGAACGGGCGACTGCTCCTTCACGAGCTGAACTCCCCCTCAAAGTGGcccaacttcatcttcggCACACTGGCGGGCTGGTGGTACGGTGGGCCGGATGGAAGACCGGACGAGCCTTGCGTATCCCCGGCTCGTTGGGAGTTGGAGCTGAAAGGCGCCGGTTTCGCCGGCTTGGATGCGGTGGTGCTTGACGGCGAGCAGCCGCATCAGCTGAACGCCATCATGGTGGCCAAGCCACAGGTCGATGATGGTACAGACCAGAAGAGAACTGTCAGTCTGCTCTGTGACCCCAGTGATGACAGTTATGCGGACTCCTTGTCGCGCCGGCTTAACAACCGAGGCTACGAGGTGCAGACATTCCGGCTCGGGGACGAACTGCCCCAGTCCCAggacatcatctccctcctcgactGCACTCGCCCATTCTTCGAAGACATCGATGCGACTCGTTTCGCAGCCTTCCAGCACCTTCTAAATACCGTTGGGGAGTCGGGTCTGCTGTGGATCACGCACCTCTCTTAA
- a CDS encoding type I polyketide synthase (COG:Q;~EggNog:ENOG410QD82;~InterPro:IPR009081,IPR013149,IPR036736,IPR036291, IPR020806,IPR011032,IPR013968,IPR020843;~PFAM:PF00107,PF00106,PF08659,PF00550,PF13602;~SMCOG1028:crotonyl-CoA reductase / alcohol dehydrogenase;~antiSMASH:Cluster_1.1;~go_function: GO:0016491 - oxidoreductase activity [Evidence IEA];~go_function: GO:0031177 - phosphopantetheine binding [Evidence IEA];~go_process: GO:0055114 - oxidation-reduction process [Evidence IEA]), producing MLVDFATCEVDDIRSSLDRIIDVYAKFHTRAKDESLNPDYEYTIVGGTVSVGRIFPFSLKDDLAVMTEPDDWVALDMEKPSRLSSLHWKASKGRPLAGDEVEVEIYAAGLNFKDVLGALAVVPFPDNGLGVEASGIVRHVGPDVKRLCPGDRVMLREDGTFATHAIASEKLCAKIPSDLSFEDAATMPVVFATAIYSMFDLGGLQEGQSILIHSACGGVGIAAIQLARMAGATIYATVGSEEKVQYLIETYGLPRNRIFNSHDSSFVEGVMRETQGQGVDLALNSLSGELLHATWLCLAEFGKMVDIGKRDMLGAARLDMGRFLGSRTYSCFYLDLLRDKRPSECKRLLELIMTYFRAGHITPIRPITTFDASAIEDAFRYMQQGTHLGKLVILLRNADGSPTIDPTLVKASTSLDLDSTASYLMIGGLGGLGRAVSRRLVEHKARRLVFLSRSAGQGPNDNDFVRELESMGCDVRLVQGSVTNEADVKRAMQQAPNLKGVLQLSMVLRDQAFPHMTLAEWNTAVAPKIQGTRHLHNATQAAGITLDFFVLFSSTSGVLGLPGQANYAGANTFLDAFVQYRTKLGLAASAVDIGAVQDIGYVAEDDALLQRLKQTGAHHLTESELLEAVLATMSFSVNPNAINNVDNGLGFVDKNNFILGLRTSVPLSSPESRVFWRKDRRMALYHNSVAKTNVHDVSSDGDTLQAFLARTKSDPYILKSGESASLLAREIGNKLFNFLLKTGEDLNTSLPLSQLGMDSLVGVEMRSWWRQAFGFDITVLEMMGMGNLEGLGKHAAEGLAKLLGIE from the exons ATGCTGGTGGACTTTGCGACGTGTGAAGTAGATGACATTCGTTCATCGCTGGACAGGATTATCGACGTCTATGCCAAATTCCATACCCGAGCGAAGGACGAATCGTTGAATCCGGACTATGAGTATACCATTGTGGGTGGGACCGTCTCTGTGGGACGgatcttccccttctcgcTCAAGGATGACCTCGCTGTTATGACCGAGCCAGACGACTGGGTCGCTCTTGACATGGAGAAGCCCAGCCGCCTAAGCTCCCTGCACTGGAAGGCTTCGAAAGGAAGGCCCCTGGCTGGGGACGAAGTCGAGGTGGAGATCTACGCAGCCGGCCTGAACTTCAAG GATGTCTTGGGCGCATTGGCTGTGGTTCCGTTTCCCGACAATGGCCTGGGCGTCGAAGCCAGCGGAATCGTTCGCCATGTGGGCCCCGACGTCAAGCGGCTGTGTCCCGGAGACCGGGTCATGCTGCGCGAAGATGGCACTTTCGCGACCCATGCCATTGCCTCCGAGAAGCTCTGTGCGAAGATTCCCTCGGACCTCTCCTTCGAAGACGCAGCAACCATGCCGGTCGTGTTTGCTACCGCCATCTACTCGATGTTCGATCTGGGCGGATTGCAGGAAGGACAG TCGATCCTGATCCACAGTGCATGTGGTGGCGTTGGAATCGCCGCCATCCAGCTGGCCCGCATGGCAGGTGCCACCATTTATGCCACGGTAGGGAGTGAGGAGAAGGTACAATACCTGATAGAAACATATGGGTTGCCGAGAAATCGCATCTTCAACTCCCATGACTCAAGCTTTGTGGAAGGTGTGATGCGCGAAACCCAAGGCCAGGGAGTCGATCTGGCTCTGAACTCCCTCTCCGGGGAGCTGTTGCACGCGACCTGGCTTTGCCTTGCTGAGTTCGGGAAGATGGTGGACATCGGCAAGCGTGACATGCTTGGGGCTGCTCGGCTCGACATGGGCCGCTTCCTGGGCAGCCGCACGTATTCCTGCTTTTACTTGGACCTGCTGCGAGACAAGCGGCCATCCGAGTGCAAACG ACTTCTCGAACTGATCATGACGTACTTCCGAGCCGGTCATATCACACCAATCAGGCCCATTACGACATTCGATGCCTCAGCTATAGAGGATGCGTTCCGATACATGCAACAAGGAACCCATCTCGGCAAATTGGTCATCCTCTTGCGAAACGCGGATGGCAGCCCCACGATCGACCCGACATTAGTGAAAGCTTCCACGAGCCTCGACTTGGACAGCACCGCATCCTACCTCATGATCGGTGGCCTCGGTGGTCTCGGACGCGCTGTTTCGCGGCGTCTCGTGGAGCACAAGGCCCGCCGTCTAGTTTTCCTTTCCCGGAGCGCGGGCCAGGGTCCGAACGATAACGACTTCGTCCGGGAGCTTGAGAGCATGGGATGCGACGTTCGCCTCGTCCAGGGCAGTGTCACCAACGAAGCTGATGTCAAACGAGCCATGCAGCAAGCACCCAACCTGAAAGGCGTACTCCAACTGTCCATGGTCCTCCGAGACCAAGCGTTCCCCCATATGACGCTGGCCGAATGGAACACCGCGGTTGCCCCCAAGATCCAAGGAACACGGCACCTCCACAATGCCACCCAGGCCGCCGGGATCACCCTCGACTTCTTCGTGCTCTTCTCGTCCACGTCCGGTGTGCTGGGTCTGCCCGGCCAGGCCAACTACGCCGGGGCAAATACTTTCCTGGACGCCTTCGTCCAGTACCGGACCAAACTGGGGCTGGCCGCCTCCGCGGTCGATATCGGCGCGGTCCAGGACATCGGCTACGTGGCGGAGGACGACGCCCTGCTCCAGCGCCTGAAGCAGACGGGTGCGCACCATCTTACCGAGTCCGAGCTTCTCGAGGCCGTACTGGCCACGATGTCTTTCTCCGTGAACCCCAACGCGATCAATAATGTCGACAACGGCCTAGGATTCGTAGACAAGAATAATTTCATCCTTGGTCTCCGCACATCCGTGCCCCTCAGCAGTCCCGAGAGTCGCGTGTTCTGGCGAAAGGATCGCCGTATGGCGCTATACCATAATTCCGTCGCGAAGACCAACGTACACGATGTCAGTTCCGACGGTGATACTCTGCAGGCCTTCCTCGCCCGGACAAAATCTGACCCGTATATATTGAAGTCCGGGGAAAGCGCTAGTCTGCTAGCAAGAGAGATCGGGAATAAGCTGTTCAACTTCTTGCTCAAGACGGGTGAGGACTTGAATACTTCGCTGCCGCTGTCGCAGCTGGGCATGGACTCATTGGTAGGTGTGGAGATGCGCAGCTGGTGGAGACAAGCGTTCGGCTTTGACATTACCGtattggagatgatggggatggggaattTGGAGGGATTGGGGAAACATGCGGCGGAGGGGCTCGCAAAGTTGCTGGGTATCGAGTAA
- a CDS encoding uncharacterized protein (COG:S;~EggNog:ENOG410PY4T;~InterPro:IPR011009;~antiSMASH:Cluster_1.1), translated as MLNLNDLGSIRCVKESGTSSVFQVSLQARLCLMKVYHAIDKQPWHPSYREIDPYICESAAYGRLKEQGLCQQGIVPDFYGVIDQTNPMQWQPHLNKFLKDKHRPNSILLELIPNLKQIGLESYTENLAAALLSIIQQIHEAGICHCDPYPRHMVVQPETDRVLWIDFDRAQIFNDQSITDRYHSWKEDDPLMTAELLDFLAKDMKLGKLVHAWGYYYHYS; from the exons ATGCTCAATTTAAACGACCTTGGTTCTATCAGGTGTGTGAAGGAATCAGGAACTTCCAGCGTCTTTCAAGTATCTTTACAAGCACGACTATGTCTCATGAAGGTG TATCATGCCATTGATAAGCAACCATGGCATCCCAGTTATAGGGAAATTGACCCTTATATCTGCGAGAGCGCTGCATATGGTCGTCTGAAGGAGCAAGGATTATGCCAGCAAGGGATTGTTCCAGACTTTTATGGGGTAATCGATCAAACAAATCCAATGCAATGGCAACCTCACTTGAACAAATTTCTGAAGGATAAACATCGCCCAAACTCTATCCTACTGGAGTTGATCCCAAATCTGAAGCAAATAGGCCTTGAATCATATACGGAAAACCTTGCTGCAGCACTTCTGAGCATCATTCAGCAAATCCATGAGGCTGGAATTTGCCACTGTGATCCATACCCTCGCCATATGGTGGTTCAGCCAGAAACAGACAGAGTCCTCTGGATAGATTTTGATCGCGCCCAAATTTTCAACGACCAGTCTATCACCGATAGATATCATAgctggaaggaagatgatccATTGATGACCGCTGAGCTTTTAGACTTTCTT GCAAAGGATATGAAGCTCGGGAAGCTTGTGCATGCTTGGGGTTACTATTATCATTACTCATGA